The bacterium genome includes a window with the following:
- a CDS encoding RHS repeat-associated core domain-containing protein, whose product MTFRYNPAGQITKLQYPATPSGSVTDTITYDSRLRPIRLKSYKSRDTYINLTYLYQDNSNVDSIIDSIVTNNRQKYDYDALNRLTTVTCPNGNQSFTYDKVGNRASKSGTNYSYYSSTNKLQQDHRGYKYYYDNSGNILRHRQGSPETTVDSFAYDWNNRLIYYKKISSGVYCDFAYNASGLRIKKHYNDPGSETETTTYYIYDGINPIAEYGPDGTILSRYIYASGMHVAKISGTDTTWYHGDALGSTRKMTKEDGTGYDWSATYYPFGEMTQTGAGNNAHGFTGKEYDSEMGLNYFCLRYYDPQIGRFMTLDPVDQKGISPYAYCFNNPLTSIDPSGSGREDYMTPIRTQQVHAGGGGGVPFGWAPVHHTEEEDLWHDQVMFYWTHKVWGTDWLYELAMSHAEPLDLEFFGPGWDYALDPNRKMSSEKRQLLKEILFYLCSGIVEVDVLTTNGWQHINVGLWIMEHDVNIIDKFLPGLAGETSALDPLTMNLDLNAIAGQANAVIPAYFDLASILLHEAVHLIQFSYGIAPTAYTDAARDAIYNSMERTALGIEALYFSNQWSSGRRADWIKYWQEVNEK is encoded by the coding sequence GTGACCTTCAGATACAACCCGGCAGGCCAGATCACCAAACTGCAGTATCCCGCGACCCCCTCGGGCAGCGTGACCGATACCATCACCTATGATTCAAGGCTGCGGCCGATCCGGCTCAAATCCTATAAAAGCCGGGATACATACATCAACCTGACCTATCTTTACCAGGATAATTCCAATGTCGATTCGATCATCGACAGCATCGTCACGAATAACCGGCAGAAATATGACTATGACGCATTGAACCGGTTGACCACGGTTACCTGCCCTAACGGCAACCAGTCCTTCACCTACGATAAAGTGGGCAACCGAGCTTCTAAATCCGGCACGAATTACAGCTATTATTCCAGCACCAACAAACTTCAGCAGGATCATCGAGGCTACAAGTATTACTATGATAACAGCGGCAATATCCTGAGACACCGCCAGGGTAGTCCGGAAACGACGGTGGATTCCTTTGCTTATGACTGGAATAACCGGCTCATCTACTACAAGAAAATATCATCGGGTGTTTATTGCGATTTTGCCTATAATGCCTCTGGACTAAGAATAAAAAAGCATTATAATGATCCGGGGAGCGAAACTGAAACCACGACCTATTATATCTACGACGGCATCAACCCGATCGCCGAATACGGCCCGGACGGCACCATCCTTAGCCGCTATATTTATGCCAGCGGCATGCATGTCGCCAAAATATCGGGCACGGATACGACATGGTATCATGGGGATGCGCTGGGATCAACCAGAAAAATGACCAAGGAAGACGGGACGGGTTATGATTGGTCGGCAACGTATTATCCCTTCGGCGAGATGACGCAGACGGGAGCGGGAAATAACGCCCACGGATTCACGGGCAAAGAATACGACAGTGAAATGGGTTTGAATTACTTCTGCCTGCGCTACTACGATCCGCAGATCGGGCGGTTTATGACGCTAGATCCGGTAGATCAGAAAGGGATATCGCCGTATGCTTATTGTTTCAATAATCCATTAACATCAATCGATCCATCCGGATCGGGGCGAGAAGATTATATGACACCTATTCGAACGCAGCAAGTTCATGCCGGGGGTGGTGGAGGAGTACCCTTTGGCTGGGCACCGGTGCATCATACCGAGGAAGAGGATTTGTGGCATGATCAGGTAATGTTTTATTGGACGCACAAAGTATGGGGTACTGACTGGCTGTACGAATTAGCGATGTCGCATGCTGAACCCTTGGACCTTGAGTTTTTTGGACCAGGATGGGACTATGCATTAGATCCTAACAGAAAAATGAGTTCTGAAAAAAGGCAATTGCTTAAGGAAATTTTGTTTTATCTGTGTTCAGGTATAGTTGAGGTAGATGTGTTGACGACAAACGGATGGCAGCATATTAATGTCGGACTATGGATAATGGAACACGACGTTAATATTATTGATAAATTTTTACCTGGTTTAGCAGGTGAAACGTCGGCACTAGATCCATTGACGATGAATCTTGATCTCAATGCAATTGCGGGGCAGGCCAATGCAGTCATACCAGCGTACTTTGACCTTGCATCAATATTGCTTCATGAAGCTGTGCATCTGATTCAATTTTCCTATGGAATTGCGCCAACAGCTTACACGGACGCTGCCCGAGATGCAATATATAATAGCATGGAAAGGACGGCTCTCGGTATCGAAGCCCTGTATTTTTCTAATCAATGGAGCTCAGGAAGGCGCGCGGACTGGATAAAATATTGGCAAGAAGTCAACGAAAAGTAA